DNA from Antennarius striatus isolate MH-2024 chromosome 1, ASM4005453v1, whole genome shotgun sequence:
TCACATAATTATCGGGATATACTCTCAttagtattttaaataaaaacctgttGACTGAAGTCAGTAGGCAAAATGTGGCCAACATGCACTAAAGAGGGTACTAGACGCATGTTGTTAGACTAGATTTATACTGCCCTAAGGCTTTGTCTCGACTCTAACTGTTTTATTCTCTCCATGGACTGGATGTGTGCTACCTGGACTCCTATGATGCCTCCTGGTTAGGGTTGTGGGTAAGGAAGAATTTTCTCAAACAAACTcacaacttttttatttttttctctcgttCTCATGTGATGTTAACCTGatgtttgtatttctgtgttCAAAAGTGTGGTGGAGTTCAAAGATGAGGAGTTTGTGATGAAGGCGATAGAAacaatgaataaacatgatcTGAGTGGACGACCACTAAACATCAAGGAGGTATGGAACTGATCGAGTGTGACAGGAAAGTGTACAAGTGACTGATATGAGTTTTAAGACTGTTACCTGATTTATTTTAGGATTAAATGTCGATATGTTTCTTATTATAGGACCCTGATGGGGAACATGCTCGGCGGGTGTTGCAGCGCATGGGAGGAGGGCAACAGGGAGGTCGTGGGCCGGACATGGGCCCCGGGGGGATGAACGTCCCTCCCTCTATTGCCAACAACCCCAACATCCCACCTGACGTCATCCATGCACTGCAGGCTGGACGACTGGGCAACACAGTGTTTGTGGCAAACGTAAGAAAACCAGCAGTTTTTTAGCACATCATTGATGGGTTTCCATGCTAATGACAGTCGATCCCTGTTGTTTTACAGCTTGACTTCAAGGTGGGCTGGAAGAAGCTGAAGGAAGTGTTCAGCATGGCGGGTTCGGTGAAACGATCAGATGTCAAAGAGGATAAAGACGGCAAGAGCCGCGGGATGGGAACAGTGACTTTTGATCAGCCGCTGGAGGCTGTGCAGGCCATCTGTATCCATCAGAAAGTAGCAAAATCAAAAGTTAACACAACACAGTGCTCCAAAAATGTACCGTGAACTTTTCTTTGACTCATTAATTCAGCCATGTTCAATGGACAGATGCTGTTTGACAGGCAGATGCACGTTAAAATGGTACGTTGTAGTtcaatttattgttattgtcaaaACTCTAGTTGTTTGAGGGATTTGTAGTTCTTTTTTTATAtgccttgtttgttttgttttttttaggatgAGAAATCTCTCCCCCCTGATGATTTCCGTCCAGTAGAAAAAACATCTCAGTTACCACGTGAGTACAATCTTAGACTCCGGTCAGTTGTTATCAAACCCACATCCATAGTATTAAAACTCAAACAGTATGTATAGAACTAACATGACTAATGTCAAGGCGCACTGGCAACAAAAAGCACctgtgaataaattaaatagagTTTATAGAATGATGTCAAAGAGATGCGAAGATGTGCTGAGCATTTATGCTAATAAAATTGTAGATGAACTCTTTCTTGCTTGAATGACAACTTTTTACCTGGAGGCTGATTCACACGTGACGGTGTGGCAAACTTCTGTTTAAATGAGACTTGGTGATAAAAAGtcttaataaaacagtttttatggATGATCTGTCGGTCACTCTGAGTTGTGTTAAGTCAAAGCTTTTGTTTATTAATGGAACTCAGTGCTGAAATTAACTTTATGTGCTGCTTTAGAGCACGACGTGAATGAAACTATAAAAACATGGGTGTATAATTTAACGTCTGTTGTGCCCGTCGGCGTTGTCTCTGAGCTACCAGAGGGATGTCTTTCTGAGGCGGCACTTTGCAAATTTAATGAAGATCagatgtgaatttatttttccctcGACGACAGAAGTCTGATGGAtgtttctgattggtttatTTATTGGATAAATTCTTACTTTGTATCTGAGCAGACGTTGTTCTTCCATTTCCTGTGCAGGGGGACTCGGAGGTATTGGCATGGGTTTGGGGCCGGGAGGGCAGCCTATAAATGCCAACCGCATGAGCAGTGGAGGAATGGGCTCCGTGGGACACGGAGGTCAGGCACctcacatttctttttaaaaggaTCACCTTACAATATCGGACGTACCAACACATTGAAAAAGTGatcaaaaagaaataatataaataaaatcagcatCTCTATCTGCGTGAACACATACGTACCAGTGATTGTAAATCAAAGTGATGTTTTCTCCAACAGGTATGGACGCTCCAGCTTGTGGTGGGATGAACAGACTCGGAGGAGGTAAGTTATtttctgttagttttttttttttttgatggaaaAGGCGTTGGGGGGTGAGAACTTTGCTCAGACTTGCTGCTGCTTTTTGCCAGGAATGAGTGGTGGGGGCTTTGGGGGCATGGATAGCATGGGCAACATGGGTGGCTTTGGAGGGAGAGACATGGGAGGCAGAATGGGAGGTGAGTGAGCATGTTTTGTTCTGAGCTTTGCTGTTGGTAAACTAATACTGAGGCTCTGGGTGTAGACATGTACCGGTCAGGAATGGGCGGAATGGACCGGGACTTTGGCCACAGTGACATGCCAATGAGTCGCGGATTTGGAGATTCTTTTGGAGGAATGGGTGAGTGGTGGTGACTTCAGACAACTTGTACTATGTTCaaggtttttttgttggctgCCTTGTATcataagtttttctttttttttgtcactaaaTTGTTCTTCTGGTCTAATCTGCACcaacttgttttcacttctttaGGTGGAGGTTTTGGAGGAGGCATGGGTGGTGGTGGCATGGGACACATGGGGACTGGCTTAGGTACACATTTGACACATTTTATGCCCTTTCATTTTACATCTGTGTCCTTCTTCCCCCCTTGATGCGGAGAGACTACATCAGACAGTTTATATGGCTAATTGTGCAGAAGTAGAGAAGAGTATTAATGTACCATGGTGTAGAAAGCCATTAAATGTCATGACTCGCTTACTATGTGATGGGTAATAAAGGGGACCATTAGTTTTAGAGTTTTTCTTTCAATTAGATGACCTCAGTGCAAACTTTGGCTCTGCTCCTGTTTTACTTGAGAGAGGAAAGTCATGTGGATTTAAAACTTTGATTGAAACACACGTATTTGAATAATGAAGCTACATTTAAAGACAACTTGTTTTCTAATGGTAGTGAAATAAACTGCTACGGATCTGTGAACTCACATTTAATGTCAGTAAAACTGCAGTGCTGCTGTTTCGCTCGGCCACCCGCTATGCTTACTTTGATTCGTATCGCGTAAGACACGTCACCAAGTTACAGACTTAACTCTCCACACTTCACTCTGGTAGTTTAAAACTGTTTGTGGGGGCTCATCAGTCCCAAAAAATTAGTTCTTTGCTCCTTTAGATTTGTCTTtccctttttaaattttttttagtagtAAAAGTAGCATCATGGTTAGTTTGTAGATTTTATTGCAAATGCATACTTTTTATGAATTGAGCCTTTAACAAgtgaaaattacaaaattaaagCAGAAGTGATTCTTCTAAACAACTTCATCTacctttaatttatttcattcattatttattcattgctgTTCAAGTTCAATTAAATAAAGGAGACCATCTGCCTCTGGCTGCAGGTTTGTGGTGATGTGTGTTGCTGTTTTGCTTTTCTGCACCatccagacaaacaaacagctgttgttgttgttcttacaCGTATTGGTACTGGCTTCATAGACCAATGAGTTCATTGATGAAGCTTATTTATCAATCACCACACCCTTCTTGGAAGGCTTTCTGTTCACCGTGTCACACTTTGCACTTTCATCCATCTATAAACCTGAACAACAGCAGGACTGTTCTCCACACACCAAACCTGCTGCTTTGCTTCCGGTGTcgttttattaaaatgtggaGTTATAGAAACTTAATCTCTTCCTTGTCCTTCTTGTCGGTTGTAAAACTGCTGCTGTGTAAACAAGGTCAGGGTGACATTGGACTGTGACTGATCTGAAATAATGGAGTAACAAAACACTAGCTCGATTAATGAGAAGCTATGCTTTAGGTCATGAAAGCTACTGTAACGTTTAGTTTATGGCGGTCTGAAGAGCATATAATGTTTTAATAATGGATTCGCTGGATATAGCGCTCTGTTAAAGAACACATCACATCATTTAATGAGCGGGTTTCTCTACAGGTGGTGGAATGAGCAGCATGTCGATGGACCGGATGGGTTCCGGCTTTGACCGGATGGGTATGTCGGGGATGGACATGAACCGTGGCttcggcggtggcggcggctaCGGCAACATGGGAGGAGGAATGTCTGACAGAGGCTCCGGGTCCAAAGCAGGCTGTCAGATCTTTGTGCGAAATGTAAGTGATAGTTTATCTTTCTCAGTTTGGTGGACTTACATTTCCTATCATcacttttcatgttttaaatccAGCAAGTTGATAACCTGCTGATGCTGTTGGTGATGTACAGCAAAACACAACTTACTAAATTTAAATTCTAGTCCAACACTCATCCCCTTTTTGCTCAGTggctgtttttctcttcttagTTTCCTTTGTCATTGTTCTCTCTGAGATAATTGACCTTTGTCATGATGTTGGCGATCTGAACATCAACATTTTCCTGGTTGTGCCTCGCGTTATCAGTCGGGTGCCTGCAGAATCAGCTGTCTGCACAGCTGTTAACCAGCTAATGGCAGCTACATGCAGCAGTAACTGGAAGTGTAGTAGATCAAGCTTAAAACCAGGGTAGCTTGTTGTGCATCAATATATTGATGCAATCAGtattgatttgaataaattGTTCATGAATGGTTTGCTCTATATGTCTGACGATTTACTGGGAGTATTTCTGTTTTGTAGCTGTCTTACGACCTGACGTGGCAAAAGCTGAAAGAGAAGTTCAGTCACTGCGGTAAGTCTGGTGCAGTCTCTCTGTATTAACTATGTCTACTGTAGCTTCATTTATGGATCACCAAGACTtcttatttgaaaaatatttcagtgaaGTTTCTGATCAGTGATGGTCACTGGACAAGAATGCAGAACAATAGGGTGAAATTCATCAATATTCTGCAAAACACGTTGGTTTCTGTCACCGCTCATTGCTTATTCTCCTCTGCAGGCCAGGTAATGTTTGCAGAGATCAAGATGGAGAATGGGAAGTCAAAGGGCTGTGGAACAGTGAGGTTTGACTCTCCAGAGAGTGCAGAGAAGGCCTGCAGGATGATGAATGGAACAAAGATCAATGGCCGAGAGGTGGATGTCCGCATCGATCGCAATGCCTAGAGCTTAAGGAGAAATGCTGCTAACACACTCTCACATTCATCCTTCCTgccaatgattttttttgttttgttttaaaaacacaagttCTTCATATCTGTGTGTCCAttgtttcagtttttttgtcTCGACACGACATAGgtcttttatctttgttttgtaAGCCCTTTTGAAATAATCAGGCGGTTTATTTcaataaactttttaatttttaaacctGGTGAATGTAAAGTCTCATTGGGTCAAAGTCTGGAAGTTCTTTCACACTCTGTGTAAACTGAACCTAAGGTGGTTCTGGCTCAACACTGCCTCCTATTGGCCATATGAAGGCATGGAAATTCCAAATCTTTTTTTCGCACCTTCTACCCAGCAGTTAATAACTAGACTCATAAAACATAATCAGTtgtgcctgtttgtgtttgaattcaTCCACACATTTATGAAAGACGGGATCGGGGGTTTATTTGACACATTTATTACAGGACTGACTGCTCTGTTCCGGATTTATTTCAACGTTGCACTCACTTGACATGTTCTGTTTGTGGTTTTCGAGGAAATCAAGATGTCACAATACAAGTAGATTACAATCTTTTAATATCCCACTTGACAAGAGATGTAAACAGCATGACAGGTGTTACGAGAAACACGAGAATTATGTTTTTCATAGTCCCACCTATGCTGAAAAAGAGATCATCCTCTTAGTGAAATGTGACCAGCAGATGTCTTCCATGGTGTGAAACGCTTTGAAAATGACTTTGCATTGCTGCGGAAGGTCAGATCTCAGTCGCTGCACAGTCTGATGG
Protein-coding regions in this window:
- the myef2 gene encoding myelin expression factor 2, with amino-acid sequence MADVAAVDEEIKQEEPVASVKSDTDETSEETPNGVKTNPDEKSPKEKTDGKEKSSGGRRGNRFHPYKDKHGGEKKGSHRNRVFISNIPYDMKWQAIKDLMREKVGEVTYVELFKDAEGKSRGCGVVEFKDEEFVMKAIETMNKHDLSGRPLNIKEDPDGEHARRVLQRMGGGQQGGRGPDMGPGGMNVPPSIANNPNIPPDVIHALQAGRLGNTVFVANLDFKVGWKKLKEVFSMAGSVKRSDVKEDKDGKSRGMGTVTFDQPLEAVQAISMFNGQMLFDRQMHVKMDEKSLPPDDFRPVEKTSQLPRGLGGIGMGLGPGGQPINANRMSSGGMGSVGHGGMDAPACGGMNRLGGGMSGGGFGGMDSMGNMGGFGGRDMGGRMGDMYRSGMGGMDRDFGHSDMPMSRGFGDSFGGMGGGFGGGMGGGGMGHMGTGLGGGMSSMSMDRMGSGFDRMGMSGMDMNRGFGGGGGYGNMGGGMSDRGSGSKAGCQIFVRNLSYDLTWQKLKEKFSHCGQVMFAEIKMENGKSKGCGTVRFDSPESAEKACRMMNGTKINGREVDVRIDRNA